A region of Salmo salar unplaced genomic scaffold, Ssal_v3.1, whole genome shotgun sequence DNA encodes the following proteins:
- the LOC123739207 gene encoding E3 ubiquitin-protein ligase RNF186-like — protein sequence MGLMSEDMECCVCLQSYSRREKIPRMLHCKHTVCGLCLQAMSRHQSGLLTVCCPLCRWITCTEPSLTLPGSLWVNTEIWDQILDTQQEEEEEEEEEQWKEANRQTQTTTPYTWSPSRHCGLRLKLQNFLRRMKHNVL from the exons ATGGGTCTGATGAGTGAGGACATGGAGTGCTGCGTCTGCCTCCAATCCTACTCTCGTAGGGAGAAGATCCCTCGGATGCTCCACTGTAAGCACACAGTCTGTGGGCTGTGCTTGCAGGCGATGTCCAGGCACCAGAGCGGCCTACTGACAGTCTGCTGCCCACTGTGCCGTTGGATCACCTGCACCGAGCCCAGCCTCACCCTGCCGGGGTCGCTGTGGGTTAACACTGAGATCTGGGACCAGATACTAGACAcacaacaggaagaggaggaggaggaagaggaagaacagTGGAAGGaagctaacagacagacacagaccactACACCGTACACATG gtcTCCATCAAGGCATTGTGGCCTGAGGCTCAAACTACAGAATTTCCTGAGGAGGATGAAGCACAATGTACTGTAA